The genomic region ACCTGTTCCAGCTCGTCGACGACGCCGCCGAGGTGCGGGTGCTCTACATCGCGCGCGGCATCAGCAAGCACGAGCGGGTCACCAACGACTGGGTGCGGGCCAAGTACGCGGTGGACGCGGCGCAGTACGCCGACTTCGCCACGATGCGCGGCGACGCCTCCGACGGCCTGCCGGGCGTCAAGGGCGTCGGGGAGAAGACCGCGGCAACCCTGCTGGAGCGCTACGGCGACATGCCCGGCATCCTCGCCGCCGCCGCGGACCCGGACTCCGGCATGGGACCCGGGCCGCGCGCGAAGATCAAGGCCGCGGCCGACTACCTCGCCGTCGCCCCGCAGGTGGTCGCGGTCGCCCGCGATCTCGACCTGCCGCGCACCGGCCACGAGATCCCCCGCTCCCCCGCCGACCCCGACCGGGTACGCGCCCTCGCCGCCCAGTGGGGGCTCGAGTCGCCCACCGAGCGGCTGCTGAAGGCGCTCGCCGGCTGAGGTCTGCGGCCCTCGGGGATGCGACGTTTGGTCCCCAACGACATTCCCGTGGCCCGAAGATGTGTCGTTTGGGACCAAACGACAACGTTCCTGGCCTCGGCCCCGGTCAGGCCACGCAGAACTCATTGCCCTCGGGGTCGCGCATCACGACGTGGCCGAGCACGTCGCCGTAGTGCTGCTCGCGGATCACGGAGCCGCCGAGGCGAGTGAGGTCGCGAACCTTGTCGCGGATCAGCTGTGCCCGCGCGGCGATGTCCGTGCTCTCCTCGCCGGCCACCCGGATGTCGATGTGGAACCGGTTCTTCGCTTCCTTGGCCTCGGGGACGCGCAGCCACGCGATCGCGGGGCCCTTGCCGGACGGGTCGACGATGGAGGCGCCGTCCGGTTCCTCGTATCCCGGCTCGAGGACGTACCCGAGCGCGCTCGCCCAGAACGCCGCCAGCGCGTGCGGGTCGTTCGCGTCACCGCCCAACGTCCAGTGCATCGCCATGGGAGGAGCGTAGGTCGGGTTGCAGGTCCTCGGGGTCCGCAACGGCGACGACAGCCGCCCGGGCGGACCGCTCACCTGGGTGGCCTGGGGGGTGGGTGCTCGGGGTCGGGCGATGCGACGTTTGGTCCCAAACGACATCCCGGGGGCCCGAAATGTTGTCGTTGGGGACCAAACGACGACGTCGCGGCCCCCGGTCGGCCTCCTGTCGGCGCCGCAGGCGCTCACCAACCCCCTCGTAGCGTGAGCCCATGGATCGCATCGCAATCGTCGGGGGCCACGGTCAGGTGGCCCAGCAGCTCATCCACGTCCTGCGCCGCAGCGAGCACACCCCGGTGGCGCTGGTGCGCCGCGAGGAGTACCGCGAGGAGCTGGAGTCCCAGGGCGCCGAGGTGCGCCTGCTCGACATCGAGGCCCAGGA from Nocardioides sp. dk884 harbors:
- a CDS encoding 5'-3' exonuclease, which codes for MLLDTASMYFRAFFGVPEILAPDGTTPVNAVRGLMDFISRLVEEYRPTELVCCWDNDWRPQWRVDLVPTYKTHRVEAEVEQAPDVEVVPDPLQVQVPIIRDVLAAFGIAVVGADGYEADDVIGTLATGAGRPVDVVTGDRDLFQLVDDAAEVRVLYIARGISKHERVTNDWVRAKYAVDAAQYADFATMRGDASDGLPGVKGVGEKTAATLLERYGDMPGILAAAADPDSGMGPGPRAKIKAAADYLAVAPQVVAVARDLDLPRTGHEIPRSPADPDRVRALAAQWGLESPTERLLKALAG
- a CDS encoding VOC family protein; amino-acid sequence: MAMHWTLGGDANDPHALAAFWASALGYVLEPGYEEPDGASIVDPSGKGPAIAWLRVPEAKEAKNRFHIDIRVAGEESTDIAARAQLIRDKVRDLTRLGGSVIREQHYGDVLGHVVMRDPEGNEFCVA